One window of Anaerolineae bacterium genomic DNA carries:
- a CDS encoding glycosyl transferase, family 2, producing the protein MDYQDNKILTKEDRTLKENINRIALLIPVYNNQKGLAISLSSIQDEIVDIIVVDDGSEVPIQISADLLHANINLIRLEKNQGITSALNEGLRYILDKGYKYLARLDAGDIVLPVRFLKQFTFLEKNPNYALVGGQVKFVDPNGQELWKERFPTKYEDIKRIMHSRNCFIHPAVMMRTDVLRELGGYSADYPAAEDYELFMRIVKRYSVANLDEVVLVYEVNPFSISIQKRRRQVLSRLKVMLRYFDPAIKESYLGILKNVFLLTLPYSFVITIKKLFRERESWL; encoded by the coding sequence GTGGACTATCAAGATAATAAAATACTTACTAAAGAAGATCGTACATTGAAAGAAAATATCAACAGAATTGCTTTGTTGATTCCTGTTTATAATAATCAAAAAGGTTTGGCAATTTCACTTTCATCAATTCAAGATGAAATTGTTGATATCATCGTTGTGGATGATGGAAGTGAAGTACCAATACAGATCTCTGCAGACTTATTGCATGCAAATATAAACTTAATCAGGTTAGAAAAAAATCAAGGAATTACTTCTGCCTTAAACGAAGGTTTAAGATATATTCTTGATAAAGGTTACAAATATCTAGCACGTTTAGACGCTGGCGATATCGTGTTGCCAGTTCGCTTTCTCAAACAATTTACATTTTTGGAAAAAAATCCGAATTACGCCCTCGTTGGTGGGCAGGTAAAATTCGTAGATCCAAACGGTCAAGAGTTGTGGAAAGAACGTTTTCCTACCAAGTATGAAGACATTAAAAGAATAATGCACTCCCGCAATTGTTTTATTCATCCCGCTGTAATGATGAGAACTGATGTTCTTAGAGAACTGGGGGGATATAGTGCGGATTATCCTGCTGCAGAAGATTATGAACTCTTTATGCGCATAGTAAAGCGTTATTCGGTAGCCAATTTGGATGAGGTTGTATTGGTTTATGAAGTCAATCCATTCAGTATTTCAATCCAGAAGAGACGACGACAGGTTCTCAGTAGACTCAAAGTAATGCTCAGGTATTTTGATCCTGCGATCAAGGAAAGTTATCTTGGTATTCTGAAGAATGTGTTTTTACTAACACTGCCTTATTCTTTCGTCATAACGATAAAAAAACTTTTTCGAGAAAGGGAAAGCTGGCTTTAA
- a CDS encoding Glycosyltransferase gives MCNKILMACSNYWTSTFQVGGHHIAKSLADQGWIVAFISDPISPFHLIKGINQQLRDRWRLYQCGGKMYYGDKVWTYVPGALATPNNKPLLRSLWLQKNWYRLSFPSIVKKLRQNDFDTVDALYLDSVNYLYLLQAIKYKKSVYRVADMNSGFSKWTHAATRAERELARCVDVVLYTAKSLESYVSSLTPKQAMYFPNGVNYWHFAKGSKHMPSEYKHIKKPIALYVGAMAEWFDFDLINYAAQKLSDVSFILIGPDNLAKQRLKRLPNIHLLGPRKYTDLPAYMHNADVGLIPFNIREHAQLVSSINPLKLYEYMACGLPVVAIEFQELRMLGSPSIICKTPEEFVAAIEKALSEGKAYRNVYQTYAYQHDWARKIERLLCILSSE, from the coding sequence ATGTGCAACAAGATCCTAATGGCATGCTCAAATTATTGGACCTCGACATTTCAGGTGGGGGGACATCATATTGCCAAATCATTAGCTGACCAGGGTTGGATAGTTGCATTTATCTCTGACCCCATCTCGCCGTTCCATCTGATCAAGGGAATCAACCAGCAGTTACGTGACCGTTGGAGACTTTATCAATGTGGCGGCAAAATGTACTATGGTGATAAGGTTTGGACCTATGTTCCGGGCGCACTTGCCACACCTAATAATAAGCCGTTGCTTCGCTCTTTGTGGTTACAAAAGAACTGGTATCGTTTGTCTTTCCCTTCGATAGTCAAGAAATTAAGGCAAAATGATTTTGATACTGTTGACGCGTTGTATTTGGATTCGGTGAACTATCTCTATCTACTTCAAGCAATAAAGTATAAAAAATCTGTTTACCGAGTTGCAGATATGAACAGCGGTTTTTCGAAGTGGACGCATGCTGCAACAAGAGCAGAAAGAGAACTTGCCCGTTGCGTTGATGTTGTACTATATACAGCCAAGAGTCTTGAGTCCTATGTTTCATCGTTGACGCCCAAGCAAGCTATGTATTTTCCAAATGGAGTAAATTATTGGCATTTTGCCAAGGGTTCTAAGCACATGCCATCTGAGTATAAACACATAAAGAAACCAATCGCTCTGTACGTTGGTGCAATGGCAGAGTGGTTTGATTTTGATTTGATCAACTATGCAGCGCAGAAATTGTCCGATGTTTCATTCATATTGATTGGTCCAGATAATTTGGCGAAACAAAGACTTAAAAGGCTTCCTAATATACATCTTTTGGGACCACGGAAATATACCGATTTGCCTGCTTATATGCACAATGCAGATGTAGGATTGATTCCTTTTAATATTCGAGAACATGCTCAACTTGTCTCAAGTATCAATCCGCTGAAGTTATATGAATATATGGCCTGTGGTTTACCGGTGGTTGCGATTGAGTTTCAAGAGTTAAGGATGCTAGGAAGTCCAAGTATCATATGCAAAACTCCGGAAGAATTTGTAGCGGCGATTGAGAAGGCTTTATCAGAAGGGAAAGCCTACAGGAATGTATATCAAACCTATGCCTATCAACACGATTGGGCAAGAAAAATAGAGAGGTTGTTATGCATCCTGTCGTCAGAGTAA
- a CDS encoding Polysaccharide biosynthesis protein: MLSAFKDTIRGFLTFGTSSSLVSLIGFVLIPVYTRYLSVEDFGLLGLVNLTVSIAASIFGLGLNSAIFRSYFDCDDKSNQKKLVGTALLVASASTACLILLGTLCAEPLIAGWLFTLPGTGKYYQIAIYTGAISLLNAIPLAVYRAERQFGRFAAFNIIGALLQMILIIVLVIPLHLGLMGVVIGQLAATLVVNALLLYSIRNKVEVVLLRDEMRKLLAYGLPLVPGNVFYLFLISGSLYFIQITGDLAEAGVYNLALKIASVFSIFVITPFQLVWPPMMFSVEKTNYANRFYANMLIYALYYSVGIAIVLSVFANEIVAVVSTPAYASAAPLIGFVLFGHVLFVMQNVFNVGILLKRKTTLWSAALILETLVSAVMWLIFAPRWGLLGITMGSIIGYGFGVCLTFIFSQRFMRVAYEWKRVLFLILLFLLSIGISYIFPNSYGIFLIVLKSLLVILLLASPFLFKLWYPYEIAAMQRLYHHIAENLFSGFSPAENNGVR, translated from the coding sequence ATGCTCTCTGCGTTCAAGGATACCATTAGAGGCTTTTTAACTTTTGGCACCAGTTCGAGCTTGGTATCTTTAATAGGCTTCGTGTTGATACCAGTTTATACTCGCTATTTGAGTGTTGAGGACTTTGGTCTTCTGGGCTTAGTCAATCTGACGGTATCGATTGCTGCATCTATATTCGGGCTGGGATTGAATTCGGCAATTTTTCGCTCTTACTTCGACTGTGACGATAAATCCAACCAGAAAAAACTGGTTGGCACGGCTCTACTGGTGGCCAGTGCTAGCACTGCATGCCTCATTCTGCTAGGTACTTTGTGCGCCGAACCGCTTATTGCTGGGTGGCTTTTCACACTGCCAGGGACGGGTAAGTATTATCAGATCGCAATTTATACCGGAGCTATCAGCCTTCTGAATGCGATTCCCTTGGCAGTCTATCGTGCTGAGCGACAGTTTGGTCGTTTTGCTGCTTTCAACATTATTGGTGCCTTGTTACAGATGATCCTTATTATCGTATTGGTGATTCCCCTGCATCTTGGTCTTATGGGTGTCGTTATCGGACAACTAGCCGCTACATTGGTTGTCAATGCCTTATTATTGTATTCAATTCGTAACAAAGTGGAGGTCGTCTTACTTAGAGACGAAATGCGTAAATTACTTGCTTACGGTCTTCCACTTGTTCCCGGTAATGTATTTTATCTCTTCTTGATCTCTGGCAGTCTATATTTCATACAAATCACAGGAGATCTCGCTGAAGCTGGTGTATACAATTTGGCACTGAAAATAGCTTCGGTTTTTTCAATTTTTGTGATTACTCCTTTTCAATTGGTCTGGCCTCCAATGATGTTCAGCGTGGAGAAAACCAACTATGCAAATCGTTTCTATGCCAACATGCTCATATATGCTTTATATTACTCGGTTGGAATAGCTATAGTTTTGAGTGTTTTTGCGAATGAAATAGTTGCTGTAGTCTCGACACCAGCATATGCAAGTGCAGCCCCGCTTATAGGGTTTGTATTGTTTGGGCATGTTCTCTTTGTGATGCAGAACGTGTTCAATGTGGGTATCCTTTTGAAACGCAAGACTACTTTGTGGAGCGCAGCGCTTATTCTCGAAACACTGGTCTCTGCCGTTATGTGGTTGATATTTGCTCCGCGCTGGGGATTGTTGGGCATTACTATGGGTTCAATCATTGGCTACGGCTTTGGGGTATGCCTGACCTTCATCTTTAGCCAACGGTTCATGAGAGTTGCTTATGAATGGAAACGGGTTCTATTTTTGATACTTCTTTTCCTGTTGTCGATTGGGATTAGCTACATATTTCCTAACTCTTATGGCATATTCTTGATTGTTTTAAAGAGCTTGCTGGTTATCCTGTTGTTAGCATCTCCGTTCTTATTCAAGCTGTGGTATCCATATGAAATAGCAGCTATGCAGCGACTTTACCACCATATTGCTGAGAATTTATTTTCCGGTTTTTCGCCAGCTGAGAATAATGGAGTGAGATAG
- a CDS encoding methyltransferase, FkbM family domain protein, giving the protein MLIIYLTKLLFHFVSLYTRHFPVQRGKGTIINVLNKVNFPGFECITHSKDGRAFWYDSRSRHGYQVFFFGGREWAETKLVKKIVGAGDIVMDIGANIGWYTTLFARLVGESGVVIAVEPIPQTMKILKRNLALNGNMDCVRLFEGACSDSNGYIEVHDFPTLHPGLASSRPIGNLPRITYKVPAVTIDHMVEQHQLEEITLIKIDVEGAELCVLYGGQNTFKRGCIEAVLLEANDERQQAFGYCFRECIDFLVGCYADYRAFRIIKSRSMVLSEMTTPSDYQDGDNILVVKYEGRVWKKLCAQVTIISTLQH; this is encoded by the coding sequence ATGTTGATAATCTATTTGACTAAACTGTTGTTCCATTTTGTGTCATTGTATACTCGCCACTTTCCCGTGCAACGGGGAAAAGGCACCATAATAAATGTACTCAACAAGGTTAACTTCCCTGGATTCGAGTGTATCACGCATTCCAAGGACGGCAGGGCATTCTGGTATGATTCTCGCAGTCGTCATGGGTATCAGGTGTTCTTTTTCGGCGGCCGGGAATGGGCGGAAACAAAATTGGTAAAGAAAATCGTTGGCGCCGGAGATATTGTTATGGACATTGGTGCCAATATCGGTTGGTATACCACCCTCTTTGCTCGACTCGTTGGCGAGAGCGGAGTGGTCATCGCCGTTGAGCCAATACCGCAGACGATGAAGATTTTGAAAAGGAACCTGGCTCTCAATGGCAACATGGACTGCGTTCGCTTGTTCGAAGGTGCATGCAGTGACTCCAATGGATATATAGAGGTTCATGATTTTCCTACTCTTCATCCTGGACTTGCATCTTCGCGCCCTATTGGCAACCTTCCTCGGATCACTTACAAGGTTCCCGCCGTGACTATCGATCACATGGTCGAGCAGCATCAATTAGAGGAAATCACTCTCATAAAGATAGATGTCGAAGGAGCTGAGCTTTGTGTTCTATATGGAGGGCAAAACACTTTCAAACGTGGTTGTATTGAGGCTGTATTGCTCGAGGCGAATGATGAGCGGCAGCAAGCATTTGGTTATTGTTTCAGGGAGTGTATTGATTTCCTAGTAGGGTGTTATGCCGATTACAGAGCATTTCGCATTATAAAGTCTCGCAGCATGGTATTGTCAGAAATGACAACACCGTCCGATTACCAGGACGGAGATAACATTCTAGTTGTGAAGTATGAGGGTAGGGTCTGGAAAAAACTATGTGCACAAGTCACCATTATTAGTACTTTGCAGCACTAA
- a CDS encoding putative zinc-binding dehydrogenase has protein sequence MRQVLIQRGQIRMENVPAPLIEDGHILVEVAYSLISAGTEISNVERSGRSLIQRALERPDHVRKVIDHLRKQGIHKTVAKVKGQVAGVVPTGYSCSGVVIQVGRDVSSFQPGDRVACAGAGIANHAEIVLVPTNLAVKVPDGCSLKDAASVTLGAIAMQGVRRADPRLGEIVAVIGLGLLGQLTVQLLKAAGCRVIGIDLDGRRVELARELGADYAFDPVQVELQKEICNLTSGYGVDATIITAASNSNAIVQQAMEITRKKGRVVVVGDVGLGLKRSPFYEKEIDFLISCSYGPGRYDERYEGKGLDYPYAYVRWTENRNMAEYLWLVAEGKVRLSAILEREYDLAQAAEAYTELRSSAVKPLGLVLRYPSTAANTPPKLETRIFLNKRSVSGKIRIAVVGAGNFAKAVHLPNLQKLSHLYHIRAIVSAMGTNALAAARQFGADYASTNYEDVLNDPDVDAVLICTRHHLHASQAMAAARAGKAIFLEKPMALNQTELDELVAVLKETEVPFMVGFNRRFSPAARRAKEIISGRQNPLMIFYRMNAGYLPLDHWTQTEEGGDGSLAKHVISSIYFNT, from the coding sequence GTGAGACAGGTCTTGATTCAGCGTGGGCAGATCCGCATGGAGAATGTGCCGGCGCCGCTGATTGAAGATGGGCATATCCTGGTTGAAGTGGCTTATTCACTGATCAGCGCCGGCACGGAGATCAGCAACGTGGAGAGATCCGGCAGGTCACTGATTCAGCGCGCTCTGGAGCGCCCGGATCATGTGCGGAAAGTCATAGACCATTTGCGAAAGCAAGGAATCCATAAAACGGTAGCCAAGGTTAAAGGGCAGGTGGCAGGTGTGGTACCCACAGGGTATTCTTGCTCCGGTGTCGTGATTCAGGTCGGTAGGGATGTTTCTAGTTTCCAACCAGGCGATCGGGTAGCCTGTGCTGGGGCTGGGATCGCCAACCATGCGGAGATCGTGCTAGTGCCAACCAATCTGGCTGTCAAGGTGCCAGATGGTTGTTCCTTGAAGGATGCTGCCTCAGTCACATTGGGGGCGATCGCCATGCAGGGGGTACGTCGGGCTGATCCCCGTCTGGGGGAAATCGTGGCCGTTATTGGGTTGGGCTTATTGGGGCAGTTAACGGTACAGCTTTTGAAGGCGGCGGGTTGCCGGGTGATTGGCATTGATCTGGATGGACGGCGGGTGGAACTGGCTCGTGAGTTGGGCGCCGATTACGCCTTCGATCCTGTTCAAGTGGAACTACAAAAAGAAATTTGCAACTTAACAAGCGGTTATGGAGTGGATGCGACGATCATCACGGCTGCATCGAACAGCAACGCCATCGTGCAGCAGGCGATGGAGATCACTCGAAAAAAGGGGCGAGTGGTAGTGGTGGGTGACGTTGGTTTGGGGCTGAAACGATCGCCTTTTTATGAGAAAGAAATTGACTTCCTGATTTCCTGTTCGTACGGGCCGGGACGCTACGATGAGCGTTATGAGGGTAAAGGTCTGGATTACCCCTACGCTTATGTGCGTTGGACCGAGAACCGAAACATGGCAGAGTATCTGTGGCTGGTTGCCGAGGGAAAGGTGCGACTCTCTGCGATCCTGGAACGGGAATACGATTTGGCTCAGGCGGCAGAGGCGTATACGGAACTCAGGTCTTCAGCTGTCAAACCACTGGGCCTGGTGCTGCGATATCCCTCTACCGCGGCAAATACCCCCCCTAAGCTGGAGACAAGAATCTTCCTGAATAAGCGATCAGTTAGCGGAAAAATCCGCATTGCGGTGGTAGGCGCAGGCAATTTCGCAAAAGCCGTACATTTACCGAACTTGCAGAAACTTTCGCATCTCTATCATATCCGAGCGATTGTTAGTGCGATGGGAACGAATGCTCTTGCCGCAGCACGGCAATTTGGCGCCGATTATGCCAGCACAAACTATGAAGATGTCTTAAATGATCCCGATGTAGACGCGGTTTTGATCTGCACGCGACACCATCTCCATGCTAGCCAAGCGATGGCAGCAGCAAGGGCAGGGAAGGCAATTTTCCTGGAAAAGCCGATGGCGTTAAATCAGACCGAATTAGATGAATTGGTGGCAGTATTGAAGGAGACAGAAGTCCCTTTTATGGTGGGTTTCAACCGCCGTTTTTCACCAGCAGCACGACGAGCAAAGGAGATCATTTCAGGAAGGCAGAATCCGTTAATGATTTTCTATCGGATGAACGCAGGATACCTGCCCCTGGACCATTGGACTCAAACTGAAGAAGGGGGGGACGGATCATTGGCGAAGCATGTCATATCATCGATTTATTTCAATACCTGA
- a CDS encoding UDP-N-acetylglucosamine 2-epimerase, with translation MHEMRKYPEAFQQILVHTGQHYDQNMSQIFFEELELPQPDVNLEVGSGSHAKQTALIMQRFEPVLLDYKPDWVLVPGDVNSTMACALVASKLGVKVAHVEAGLRSFDRTMPEEINRIVTDHLSDLLFTTEPSGNENLRREGIPEEKIVFVGNPMIDTLVRLLPKTETRWPTLQERYGLNCCFVLVTLHRPSNVDDLGMLSEIIAALAEISQQARVLFPVHPRTRQRIANLDMIQPSDALILTEPLGYLDFLTLERHASLVLTDSGGVQEETTFLGVPCLTARPNTERPVTVTQGTNRLVASRAAELIVAAKAMLGASKSADIARPELWDGCAATRIVSALLEVNA, from the coding sequence ATGCACGAAATGAGAAAGTACCCCGAAGCTTTTCAGCAAATCCTCGTTCACACCGGACAGCACTATGACCAAAACATGTCACAGATTTTCTTTGAGGAGTTGGAACTTCCCCAGCCAGACGTAAATCTAGAGGTGGGCTCCGGTTCGCATGCCAAACAGACGGCGTTGATTATGCAGCGCTTTGAGCCGGTGTTGCTGGACTATAAACCGGACTGGGTGCTCGTGCCAGGCGATGTAAACTCAACCATGGCCTGTGCGCTGGTGGCAAGCAAACTAGGTGTCAAGGTGGCGCACGTTGAAGCCGGCTTGCGCTCGTTCGACCGCACCATGCCAGAGGAGATCAACCGCATTGTAACCGATCACCTTTCGGACTTGCTCTTTACAACTGAACCAAGTGGCAACGAAAACTTGCGACGAGAAGGTATTCCGGAAGAAAAGATCGTCTTCGTAGGTAACCCCATGATTGATACACTGGTGCGGTTGTTGCCCAAGACGGAAACTCGCTGGCCTACCTTGCAGGAGCGTTATGGATTGAATTGCTGCTTTGTGTTGGTGACATTACATCGTCCCTCCAACGTGGATGATCTGGGGATGTTGAGCGAGATTATAGCCGCCTTGGCGGAAATCAGTCAGCAAGCCAGGGTGCTTTTTCCGGTCCATCCCCGCACGCGGCAACGGATTGCTAACCTTGATATGATCCAGCCGTCTGATGCCCTGATCCTGACCGAACCGCTGGGATACCTGGATTTCCTGACCCTGGAGAGGCACGCCAGCCTCGTCCTGACCGATTCGGGTGGGGTTCAGGAAGAGACCACCTTCCTGGGTGTGCCATGTTTGACAGCGCGGCCAAATACGGAGCGGCCGGTGACGGTCACGCAAGGCACGAACCGATTGGTGGCGAGCCGGGCGGCCGAATTAATTGTTGCAGCAAAAGCTATGTTGGGGGCGTCAAAATCGGCAGACATTGCGCGTCCGGAATTATGGGATGGTTGCGCGGCAACCCGCATTGTATCTGCTTTGCTTGAGGTGAACGCGTGA
- a CDS encoding Tyrosine-protein kinase Wzc produces the protein MDDELEIDLRKVIRSLLRRWMWIVSIALLLGVLAFAFSFLQPRLYEAKAVIALTRPPYQPNFDSRYQSLSPITLNSKMVTDVALGDEILGQLLNLINQDTAQQISAEKLNEKLKIEAGSDQSVLILSARMEKAEDAQRLVNLWSDLVVDRVNTIYSGRDENQVAFFEEQIELAARRLELAGKNLEAFENRNESAILINQKNSLLARQNEALRRQRMIEVVNRDAQLLLQQLDALPDNSPLPPYEQTSLFLLYSRVYADTLTPLSPMTSTDTQVVISQNNAGTQFMIPIPEANQQLNKETAVLLLKTWLESLKRQNAEIEAVMEQIKNQIEILQQRIQALENEKKRLELEWETASETYTTLSRKYDETRIAASDSSGFARVASYAEIPDNPAPRGTLRNTALATALGAFLAVCGVLVWDWWRSEEEPVPRKEEILAKEPLMVPKR, from the coding sequence ATGGATGATGAGCTGGAAATTGATTTGCGCAAAGTGATCCGTAGCCTGCTCAGGCGCTGGATGTGGATTGTAAGTATAGCTTTATTACTGGGGGTGTTAGCTTTTGCGTTTAGCTTTTTGCAACCACGTCTCTATGAAGCCAAGGCGGTGATTGCTTTGACACGTCCACCCTATCAACCAAATTTTGACTCGCGTTATCAATCCCTGAGTCCAATTACGCTCAATAGCAAGATGGTTACCGATGTTGCTTTAGGTGATGAGATCCTTGGGCAGCTATTGAATTTAATTAATCAGGATACGGCACAACAAATTAGCGCCGAAAAACTTAACGAAAAGTTGAAGATCGAAGCGGGGAGTGATCAAAGCGTGTTGATCTTAAGCGCCCGTATGGAAAAAGCCGAGGACGCCCAGCGTTTGGTCAATCTGTGGAGTGATCTGGTTGTAGACCGGGTGAACACGATATATAGCGGTCGCGATGAAAACCAGGTAGCATTCTTTGAAGAGCAGATTGAGCTGGCTGCTCGTCGCCTTGAATTAGCTGGTAAAAATCTTGAAGCATTTGAAAACCGCAATGAAAGTGCCATCTTGATCAATCAGAAAAACTCTCTGTTAGCCAGGCAAAATGAAGCACTGCGCCGCCAGCGGATGATCGAAGTTGTCAATCGCGATGCTCAGTTGCTCCTCCAACAACTCGATGCTTTGCCAGACAATTCTCCATTGCCCCCTTATGAACAAACCAGTCTTTTCTTACTCTATTCTCGGGTTTATGCAGATACACTTACCCCACTCTCTCCAATGACCTCAACAGATACGCAGGTGGTTATCAGTCAGAATAACGCCGGTACACAATTTATGATTCCGATCCCTGAAGCAAACCAACAACTTAACAAGGAGACGGCTGTGCTTCTCTTGAAAACCTGGTTAGAGAGCCTGAAGAGACAAAACGCAGAGATAGAAGCAGTGATGGAGCAGATAAAAAATCAAATTGAGATCCTTCAGCAAAGAATTCAGGCTTTGGAAAATGAAAAAAAGCGACTGGAGTTGGAATGGGAAACTGCTTCGGAGACATATACGACTCTCTCTCGAAAATATGATGAAACCCGCATTGCCGCCAGCGACTCCAGCGGATTTGCCCGCGTAGCCTCCTATGCAGAAATACCTGATAATCCCGCGCCGCGTGGCACGCTGCGTAACACAGCGCTGGCAACCGCTTTGGGTGCTTTCTTAGCCGTCTGCGGCGTTTTAGTGTGGGATTGGTGGCGCAGTGAGGAAGAACCCGTGCCCAGGAAGGAGGAAATCCTCGCCAAAGAACCTTTGATGGTGCCCAAGCGATGA
- a CDS encoding Fibronectin type III domain protein, producing MWYRIVFAVLVAGTLCGWLSATLSAQANDLIFPGDENWDPNIGSLVLTHTVHSLAFDQGYLYLGEGFGDGNKHIRRWDGANWQSIAANVDGSVLALVTAADGKLYAGGYFTQTGSCNPCKRVAVWDGTGWSPVGYTITGEVTALAIHDNKLYAGVFYEYPNPSRIKRWDGTGWINEPITDTISEFVSHPNGLFAAGKKIVIDEDSGDQITFPSLRVKRNDGWHDLGSGFANSNSNSLFSLAFYPSTVFTPTVGGDFIEPPRYLLTWSENGWTSIGKPDDDVLALAADSCGGLYVGGEFRKIENENYPFLAYYDGTDWHSLGDSFSPLPPSIEVLRFYHGYLAVGGVFTQTLGSQKHRNIALWTGRDCHSIAASGVYTFYAWRQPVVIEIATPGNLAQIRVQRFNRNHSAADEITHPNLRTGVYWQIEGLDSSGNAASGMVYTLTLPTVGFTPDAKDKICHYTNLAWDCAASRYDATRKTISRGGLTSFSDFTVGNDVGPTAVRVTAIHSQPARSSLMLIIGIITGALWIGSRRLHRRGSQAD from the coding sequence ATGTGGTATCGAATTGTCTTTGCTGTTTTGGTTGCAGGCACGCTGTGTGGCTGGCTCTCTGCCACCCTTTCTGCCCAGGCAAACGATCTGATTTTTCCCGGCGATGAAAATTGGGATCCCAATATCGGCAGCCTTGTCTTGACTCACACCGTTCATTCGCTGGCGTTTGATCAAGGATATCTTTACCTCGGCGAAGGGTTTGGAGATGGCAATAAGCACATCCGCAGATGGGATGGTGCAAATTGGCAAAGCATCGCCGCGAACGTTGATGGTTCCGTCCTTGCCCTGGTTACCGCGGCAGACGGCAAATTATACGCTGGAGGGTATTTCACCCAGACAGGAAGTTGTAACCCCTGTAAACGGGTGGCTGTCTGGGATGGCACAGGCTGGTCGCCGGTAGGGTATACCATCACCGGTGAGGTGACCGCTCTGGCTATCCACGATAATAAGCTGTATGCAGGTGTGTTTTATGAGTATCCCAACCCTTCTCGTATAAAACGCTGGGACGGCACAGGCTGGATAAACGAACCGATCACTGATACCATTTCCGAATTCGTCAGTCATCCAAATGGATTATTTGCTGCGGGAAAAAAGATTGTGATCGATGAGGACAGCGGAGATCAAATAACCTTTCCATCTCTACGGGTAAAACGCAATGATGGCTGGCACGATCTGGGAAGCGGATTTGCAAATAGCAATTCGAACAGTCTCTTCAGTCTCGCTTTTTATCCCTCCACAGTCTTTACCCCGACTGTTGGGGGAGATTTTATAGAACCACCTCGATACCTTCTCACCTGGTCAGAGAACGGCTGGACTTCCATCGGAAAGCCTGACGATGATGTTCTTGCGCTGGCTGCAGATTCCTGTGGTGGGTTGTATGTTGGAGGAGAATTTCGCAAGATCGAGAATGAAAACTATCCCTTTTTAGCCTATTATGACGGCACTGATTGGCATTCACTGGGAGACTCATTCAGTCCATTACCGCCAAGCATCGAAGTCTTGAGGTTTTACCACGGCTACCTGGCGGTCGGCGGCGTGTTCACCCAAACGCTTGGCAGCCAAAAACATCGCAACATCGCTCTATGGACCGGGCGGGATTGTCACTCGATTGCCGCTTCGGGCGTTTACACTTTCTACGCCTGGCGCCAGCCGGTCGTGATCGAGATCGCCACTCCGGGTAATCTGGCTCAGATCCGCGTCCAGCGTTTCAATAGAAATCATTCGGCTGCAGACGAAATCACTCATCCGAACTTACGCACCGGCGTCTACTGGCAAATCGAAGGGCTCGATAGTTCTGGAAACGCCGCCAGCGGTATGGTCTATACCCTGACTCTGCCAACAGTCGGTTTTACCCCCGACGCGAAAGACAAAATCTGCCATTACACCAACTTGGCATGGGATTGCGCGGCTTCGCGCTATGACGCAACTCGCAAGACGATCTCGCGCGGTGGGCTCACTTCTTTCTCCGATTTTACCGTGGGGAACGATGTCGGGCCCACAGCGGTCAGGGTCACAGCGATCCACTCGCAACCTGCCCGGTCATCCCTCATGTTGATCATTGGGATTATCACCGGCGCGCTCTGGATCGGCTCCCGCCGCCTCCACCGCAGAGGCTCCCAGGCAGACTGA